From Pararhizobium sp. A13:
TCGCGGGCCATATAGGCGCCGATGACGGGTGCTGCCTTGCGCCCGCGCTCCGCCAGTGGCCGCTCACGATCGGCAACACCGTCGGGCCATGCGGATTTGGCGTGGCGCAGAAGGATAAGGCGGCGTTTCGGCTTCAACGATTTCTTGGTCATCTTCCTCCTCCCACCTCCCCTTTGAGGGGGAGGCCGCAGCGAAGCTGCGGGTGGGGGGTGATCGTGAGGTGGCCACCAAGGTCACCCCACCCCGGCACGGCATGCCGACCCTCCCTCAAGGGGAGGGTAGAGTGCTTACTTCCAGTCGCGGATGTCGACGAAGTGGCCGGAGACGGCGGCTGCCGCTGCCATGGCGGGCGACACCAGATGGGTGCGGCCCTTGAAGCCCTGGCGGCCTTCGAAGTTGCGGTTGGAGGTCGAGGCGCAGCGCTCGCCCGGCTTCAGGCGGTCGTCGTTCATGGCAAGGCACATGGAGCAGCCCGGCTCGCGCCAGTCGAAACCGGCTGCCTTGAAGATCTTGTCGAGGCCTTCGGCTTCCGCCTGTTCCTTGACGAGGCCCGAGCCCGGCACGATCATCGCCGAAACGGTCGGGGCAACGGTGCGGCCTTCAACGACCTTGGCGACTTCGCGCAGGTCCTCGATGCGGCCGTTGGTGCAGGAGCCGATGAAGACGCGGTCGATGTTGATGTCGGTGATCTTCGTACCCGGCTTCAGGCCCATATAGTCGAGCGCACGCCACTTCGAGGTGCGCTTGTTCTCGTCCTGGATTTCGTCCGGGTTCGGAACGATGCCCTGAACGGAGATGACGTCTTCCGGCGAGGAACCCCAGGAGACGATCGGCGGCAGGGCGGCGGCATCGAGAACGACGACCCGGTCGAAATGGGCGCCTTCGTCGGTGTGCAGCGTCTTCCAGTAGGCGATCGCCTGCTCCAGTTCTTCGCCCTTCGGCGCGCGCGGCTTGCCCTTGATATATTCGAAGGTCTTTTCGTCCGGCGCGATCAGGCCGGCGCGGGCGCCGCCTTCGATCGTCATGTTGCAGATGGTCATGCGGCCTTCCATCGACAGCGCGCGGATGGCTTCGCCGGCGAACTCGATGACGTGGCCGGTGCCGCCGGCCGTGCCGATCTCGCCGATGATGGCAAGGATGATATCCTTGGCGGTGACGCCTTCCGGCAGTTGGCCGTCGACACGCACCAGCATGTTCTTGGCCTTCTTCTGGATCAGCGTCTGGGTGGCGAGCACATGCTCGACCTCGGACGTGCCGATGCCATGTGCCAGCGCCCCGAAGGCGCCATGCGTCGAGGTATGGCTGTCGCCGCAGACGATCGTCATGCCCGGCAGGGTGAAGCCCTGTTCC
This genomic window contains:
- the leuC gene encoding 3-isopropylmalate dehydratase large subunit, with the protein product MSAPRTLYDKIWDDHLVDQQDDGTCLLYIDRHLVHEVTSPQAFEGLRMTNRKVRAPQKTLAVVDHNVPTSPDRHLGIKNEESRIQVEALAQNAADFGVEYYSASDKRQGIVHIVGPEQGFTLPGMTIVCGDSHTSTHGAFGALAHGIGTSEVEHVLATQTLIQKKAKNMLVRVDGQLPEGVTAKDIILAIIGEIGTAGGTGHVIEFAGEAIRALSMEGRMTICNMTIEGGARAGLIAPDEKTFEYIKGKPRAPKGEELEQAIAYWKTLHTDEGAHFDRVVVLDAAALPPIVSWGSSPEDVISVQGIVPNPDEIQDENKRTSKWRALDYMGLKPGTKITDINIDRVFIGSCTNGRIEDLREVAKVVEGRTVAPTVSAMIVPGSGLVKEQAEAEGLDKIFKAAGFDWREPGCSMCLAMNDDRLKPGERCASTSNRNFEGRQGFKGRTHLVSPAMAAAAAVSGHFVDIRDWK